A genome region from Anastrepha obliqua isolate idAnaObli1 chromosome 4, idAnaObli1_1.0, whole genome shotgun sequence includes the following:
- the LOC129243987 gene encoding uncharacterized protein LOC129243987: MSSIWEKICEVFTTLVRPTRRKTRVCFSPSTLHREIIRHTRLSASANPFFNFLAEVRMKTNGNESGSGSMSPRESARMAITAGRLWNSMSEEQKLPYRNIALEQRKLKRLRGRRKRSASTRRRMKKRKSAIQCGFLLPPQSQKDGRSSGSSTHSKCDDNDNADTCSDGTESKI; the protein is encoded by the coding sequence ATGTCATCCATCTGGGAGAAAATATGTGAAGTATTCACAACTCTGGTGCGGCCAACTCGTCGCAAAACGCGCGTCTGCTTTAGCCCCAGCACACTCCATCGAGAAATCATACGTCATACCAGGCTTTCGGCTTCAGCAAATCCTTTCTTCAACTTTCTCGCCGAAGTGCGCATGAAAACAAATGGCAATGAATCAGGAAGTGGGTCGATGTCACCGCGCGAGAGTGCGCGCATGGCAATAACGGCAGGTCGCTTATGGAATTCAATGTCCGAGGAGCAGAAGCTGCCGTACCGCAACATTGCACTGGAACAACGTAAATTAAAGCGTCTGCGTGGCCGGCGGAAACGTTCCGCTTCAACTAGGCGAAGGATGAAGAAACGCAAATCTGCAATACAGTGCGGCTTCCTGTTGCCACCTCAATCTCAAAAGGATGGGCGGTCATCAGGCAGCTCGACACATTCCAAGTGTGATGACAACGACAATGCTGACACTTGTTCGGATGGaacggagagcaaaatttag